The Ovis aries strain OAR_USU_Benz2616 breed Rambouillet chromosome 2, ARS-UI_Ramb_v3.0, whole genome shotgun sequence nucleotide sequence AAGCATGTTTATTCATGCATAGAGTAAAGACTGGAGGAGGTCTCTGGCTTTGGCAAAATAGCAGACTAGATTAATATAAACTCCTTGCTATACAATGCATATTTTGCTTTCAGGAAAGAAattctcattaaaattaaaaagtggagtgggggcaggagaggtTGGGGATTTAAAAAGCATCTGATGAACAGTCTGATGCTATAGTCTCTTAGGGTGTTTGCCAGTTTTGGTAACTTGCAGTTTAGTTCCcacagaaataagagaaagagcCTTGTGCCTGTGAGTGTCAGACAGATACCAGATGATAGAATGGATCTTCAAAAGGTTGAACATTGGCTAAAGGAATGGATAAACTagaaaaagataaagtctctgTTAGCAAGATCCAGAACTGGTTGGGGAAGGGAATATTCACTGAGAACTCAGAACCATTTTCCCTTCATATGAGTTTTGTGTTCAAATTTACGTTTCCTTGTGGCTTCTGGGAGACTCTCCAGACTCAGAGATCGACATAAAAAACAGTCCAAAGCTGATGATAATAGAATCAGCAGACAGAAGAGACTCAGCACAAGAAGGGCAGGAACAGAAAACGTGAGAAAGAGTAGGTGCTGTCATAAAAATGAGGCAGGGTTTTGAAAAGGAGCCAGCAGAACTTCTGGAAATGTAAAACAGTCATTGAAATAAAACCCAGTGGTTTGGATAAGCAACCCGCTAGGCACAGAAGGGGAAGTTAACGAGCTAGATCGAGAGTTGGCCCCTGTGGCCTGTGGACTGAGTCTCGGCCGTGGTTGTTTCTGTACCGCCTGCATGGTTAGaatggcttttatatttttaaaggagataAAACAGAGACGAATGGAAATATTCTACTTAGACTGCATGTGGCTCCCAAAGCCTAGTATGTTTACTCTCTGGCTCTTTACTAACAACATTTCCTGACCCCTCAACTGGGTAGATAATGAGGACATTTCAGATGGTAGCACAAAGGATGAAAGAGAGAATACAGAGGAAAGGTTTAAAGACATGGAGAATGGAATGAGGAGGTCTGACAGATGTCGTACCTTCAAAAAGGAGAGAATGAATGACAGCTCCTATACAgagagtgacttccctggtggctcagatggtaaagcgtctgtctacaatgtgggagacccaggttcggtccctgggttgggaagatccactggagaaggaaatggcaatccactccggtactattgcctggaaaatgccacggacagaggagcctgataggctacagtccatggggttgcaaagagtcggacacgactgagcgacttcattcattcattcatataaagAGTTAATAAGTAAACAAACAGATAATGATTAAACATTTTCTAGAATAATGAAAGACGTGCATCTTAAGAACTAGAAAGTTTGAGTGCTGAGCATCCCACTCACCTCCCACTCCTGCCCCCTGCTCCAGATTCCACATGTCGACACAACAGAACTCTAGAGCTGAAGAGATCTTACATACAGCCAGCATGAAGAGTCAGGTTATCCACAAGGTACAATAGTTAGACCAACATCTCACTTCTCAGCAACAATAATAGAATCCAGAGGATTCTTCAGTTGGTGGAAAAGAATTACTACCCTAGAAGGGTGCATGCAGTTGGATCCTTATTTAGGATTTAGGGTGAAATAAAGTgtttcacataaaatttaccaccaACAGACTGTGACTGGAGGAACTActttaggaaaaaggaaataaccAGAGGGAGGGAATGAAATGTAAAAAGGAGTGGAGCTCTGAATAAGGAGCTTGGTAAATATGTGGGTGAATCAAAGCAAGCACGAATCGCATTAATGATAGTAAGGGCTAATGTTGAGCGGGTAGAAACATGGTGGAGCTAAAATAGCAGCCAATATTGATGTCAAGTCAAGAGAGGTCATCATAGGTAAAgtcgtttagtcgctaagtcgtgtccgactctttgcgaccccatggactatatagcccgtcaggctcccttgtccatgggatttcccaggcaagaatactggagtgggttgccgtttccttctccaggggatcttcccgacctcgGGATCGAACTCAATGCATCCTGCTtggcggatggattctttaccactgagccaccagggaagctccagtcaTAGGTAAAGATCTTTTATTAATTGAGAAGAGGGATAGGATACTAGACATAATGTTAAACTTTCAACTAAAGTCATAAATTGAATATATAACTTCCAGACTGgttcaaatcagttcagtcgcgtccgactctttgcgaccccatgaattgcagcacgccaggcctccctgtccatcaccaactcccggagttcactcaaactcatgcccatctatcagtgatgccatccagccatctcatcctctgttgtcccctgcttctcctgcccccaatccctcccagcatcagagtcttttccaatgagtcaactcttcgcatgaggtggccaaagtattggagtttcagctttagcatcagtccttccaaagaacacccaggactgatctcctttagaatgggctggttggatctccttgcagtccaagggactctcaaaagtcttttccaacaccacagttcgaaagcatcaattcttcagtgttctgccttcttcacagtccaactctcctagccatacatgaccactggaaaaaccatagccttgactagacacacctttgttggcaaagtaatgtggtGGAGGGTTTAAAAAACATAACAAACTTATCAActaaaagtcagaaagagatgggaagtaaaaaaaaatgataagtaACCCCTCTTCCAGAAGACTGTTAGTAAATCTTAATGTATCACAAAAGTGTAAGTAGATCAAACACTAGTTTAAAGTCAAAGGTTGTTAAATTAGAGTtctattaaaagaatgaaatcttgttcTCAAGTGTTTCTAAGGGGCACCTAAAATACAAGGAAAGACGTGGAACGTTTGctgggaaaagaatggaaaaagttAAGCTAGGCAAATATTAGCTGAGAGCTGAGTGTCTGACCAAGTGGCAGGCAGTGCCCAAATATCCATCGAGAGTTCAGGGGATAAACAGAGTGGCGGCACATAcctaccatggaatattattcagtcagaAGGATGAAGTTCTGTGCTGCAACACAGATGGACACTGAAACATGTTAAGTGAAGTGAGTTCCATAAGGACAGACACTGTATGGTATTCCTTATAtgaatatttagaaaaggcaagttTGTAGAGACAGTAAAGTAGATATTACCAGGGACTGGGATtggttacattctttgcagccaaagatggagaagctctatacagtcagcaaaaacaagaccaggagctgactgtggctcacatcatgaactccttattgccaaattcagacttaaattgaagaaaggggggaaaaccactagaccatgcaagtatgacctaaatcaaatcccttatgattatacagtggaagtgacaaatagattcaagggattagatcagatagagtgcctgatgaactatggacggaggttcacgacattgtacaggaggcagtgatcaagaccatccccaagaaaaagaaatgcaaaaaggcaaaatggttgtctgaggaggccttacaaatagctgtgagaagaagaaagtgaaaggcaGTAAACGTAATAAAAAGTCAGGGAAGAGATATTATGATGGAGATCAGTAGGTCAGTGCCAGAAAATGTCAGGGGCTAAGAAAGGCTGCTTTAAACGGGGATATCAAGAAGTGAAAATCTGAAGGGTGAGGAGGAGTCagccagagaggagcctggggaagaGCGTTTGAGACGGAAAGATCAGCAGGTAGAAAGCTTCTGAAGCAGTTGAGAGCTTGGGCAGTTGGAACTGAAAGGAGGCCAGTGCAGCTCAAGTTGAGCAAGCACGTGTGGCGGGGACATCATGTGAGAGAGAGAGTAGTTTGGTGGTCGGgagccagggcttcccttgtggctcagctggtaaaggatcggcctgcaatgcgggagacctggctttgatccctgggttgggaagatcccctggagaagggaaaggctacccattccagtattctggtctggagaattccatggactatacagtccatggggtcgcaaagaattggacatgactgagcgactttgaggAGCTGGTTATGAAGGACCTGGCAGTGGAGTGGGAGAGCACTGAACATTTTTAAGGAGTGGAGAGCCACGGCTGAACTCAAAGTTTAAGACGGTGCTTCCGGTTGCTGCATGCAGAAGGCACCGTAGGGCGCAGGCTGACAAGTGGGGCACTCAGTGCCATGGCGGATGACAGCATCAGTGAGGCGTGTGCACTGCATGTGGGGTTACATCGGTGAGGAGACTGCTCCTCATCAGTGTTTCCCTGTGACGTTTATTTCTAGAGCCCAGTACCTTCACTGTCGTGTTCCAGAGAATGGCAGAAGAGAGtccaagtgtttttgtttttcttttgtgcgTGAAATGATGGATTTAGCTGTTTGGGATAGAAAGTTCAGCTTCAGAGCACTCATGACACTTTTGCCTAATTCCAGTGAAAGAGATGGAACTTGATGGGGGTAGAAATTTTAGAGTCAGTGTTGAATTGCTGGTTTCCATCAgggcatttgtttctttttccagttctgttcACTGTAAGTTGGTGGTGCTAGCAATATGAGATTGTGTAGTCAGTCTCCAGGTgactttttaaagacattttgttTAGACTCTGTACagtttatttctgagtttttgatatgaaaaatgttaaacacaTAGAAAAGCAGACCTGCGTGTCTCCCTGTCATTCAGTGTCAACAGCAGTCTGGCCATGACTAATCTTGTTTCACTGATGCCCCAGAGTTCTCACCACCACCCTtgtcctatttatttttaagcaaattcCAGATAAATCATCTGTAAATATCTCATTATATACTTGTAAAAGGTAAGGACTTTTCTACATTTTAGTGTTTTGGTTTATTCCCTCTTGGAGCACATAAACAGGTAACCATCTAGCTGGATGGTTTGCCTTTGAGAGTGCCAATTTATGCTTATTGTCCAAGTGTATTTATTGATAGGACcccttttcatttaaaatactgtCTCCATTTGAACAATAAATTCTGTGACGCCTTGTATACATGAAAAGCCTTTTCATGGTGGacagtaaataaattcttcagtattgAGTATTTTCCTAATAGCTTGTCACCTCTCTCCCTCCTATCAGGAGAGCAAGCCCCGGAGTTCACTGCTTCAGGAGATGATACACCGAAGTGCAGTGCTGTGTGAATCAGAGACAGGAGGGGCCTGAGCCACTGGGTAAGCAGGGGATGGGGCAGCCAAGTTGCCTGGATCTTGCCACTTGTTTTCCTCCACCCCATCCTTACTTTGTTAGGATTTGCTCATAAACGCAGAgcacatttttttattttgaaaacaaaaaaggatattttaaacatttgaattaAAAGGATAATGCTTTAGAAATATTGACCTACATGGATATTTGGTAAGCGCTAAACTAAATTACCCAAGTTTAGGTTTTTTCCATGATTGACTATTATTTGGGTTTTGTTGTCCTTATCTCATGGTCTGTTTACTCAAACCTCTTAGTAACATTGTCAtcactttctatttttatctAAAAGGAGAGATGACTCTATTAAACATTTAATAGTTATACATGGTTAGCAAAGGTGGAAGCTAGAGAGAGTGACTGAGCATCCGTAAAAAACCCCTCATTTTATACTGTCTTGGGGTAGTATCCTTGCTGTTTGTCTGTGTCTTTTTAGGCTAAAGTAGTTCCCTGAGGTCAAAGACTATTTTACATCCTAGCTTCTCCCACAGTTATACTTAGCATGTCTTAGACATGAAAAGAGTATGATGAATAAAtactctttggaggaaatgaatgaaggaaattGGAGGTATTTTTGGCATGAAGtaaagtctcttagtcgtgtccaactctttgtgaccccatggactgtaacctatcaggctactctgaccatgggattttccaggcaagaatgctggaatgggttgccatttccttctccaggggatcttccagacacagggatcgaacccaggcctcctgcattgcaggcagacgctttaccatctgagacaccagggaagcccttttttcttttttttttttcacttctagaTGTACTGAAATTGAGGAGAAAGCAAGTGCAAAACTTTTATAACTCGTGATAGTAAAGTTTGGTAAGAGAAAAGGACTGGGAATGCTGGTTCAAGATTTATTAACCTAAAGTATCGCCCTTTATTTTCATAGCAACACAATGTATTGTTATCTCTACACATTTATCTCCGTTTTGGGAGATTAGAAACCTGAGGCCTAAAGTCTCACAGCAAATCTCtgtaaaagataagaaataatacCCCCATTTCTAAGTACAGCATTCTTTCTGAAAGACCAAGTTACTATTTATATAGAAGATAAATGAGAAGCAAACTGGGGAATACATTTTTGTCCCTGGATTACTGCACCCACTGCTGGTGAAGATCCAGAGAGTTCTCTTCAGCTCTTTTCCCCCACTTTGAATATAATAAATGGAGCTCCTcacagaggtgttttttttttttttttgcttttccccaAAACTTAAAAGAGGCAATTTTCCTGTCAGTAATGAACATAAATAGAAGGGTGTTTCTCTGTCTCACCAGGATGCCTAAGTCTCAAATAACAAATTGTTAGGAACATTTTTGCCCTCTGTTGAATGTAGCTACTAATCATTTTATAGGGCTCTAATAGGAAGAAAGTGGGTGTGTCTGAACTGCTTTTGGACAATTACCTAATCCATCTCTTACTATTAATAACTCCAAGTATAATATccatgccaaaaaataaaacctgtgtTGGACTTAAAATGTTCTGCGAGGCACACACCAGTGATCCAACCATTGTTCCGTCTTAAAAGAGTTAGGCATTTTCTAGGAAGTTTCAGAAGTGGGGAAGCAAGGTTGTTGAGCATAAGGTCTTCAAGACTGACACACGTCTCTTTCTTTTGCAGGCCTGAATGTTGGCAGTGACACTGTTAAGAGGCtggcatttatttctgttctaacCAGCTACCGTATAACTGTGAAAAGTAACTATGCATATGTGTTGGTCAGCGAAACCAAGGAACAAGAGCTATGGCAGTTGAGGAGGTCTGTCTGATTCCAGGGTATTTTTCCCCGGCTCCACCACCAGggttctccctcccacctcaacAACCATGTGGTACCCTCTGCCTTTTGACAGAGATTAAGGACATGTTCTTTGGCCTACAGCTAGAGCTCAGAATCTGCTGGAGTAGGGTCAGAGACCATTTCAGTCACAGCTGAGGAAGATGAAATTTCCATTCTACTTGGTGCCTTGTCCAGGGAGCACACTAACTCTCCGGAAAGCGTGTTGAGTGAGAAGAGGCTGAGCCTGGCCCACTACAAGCCCGTGGTTATGGCGAGTGAGCCAACGTGACCAGCGCGGGCAGGAGCCGCAGAGGGACTCATGACGGGCTATACCATGTTGCGGAATGGGGGCGCGGGGAACGGAGGTCAGACCTGCATGCTGCGCTGGTCCAACCGCATCCGGCTCACGTGGCTCAGCTTCACGCTCTTCATCATCCTGGTGTTCTTCCCCCTCATCGCTCACTATTATCTCACCACCCTGGACGAGGCGGACGAGGCGGGCAAGCGCATCTTCGGCCCGCGGGCTGGCAGCGAGCTCTGCGAGGTGAAGCACGTGCTGGACCTCTGCCGCATCCGCGAGTCGGTGAGCGAGGAGCTCCTGCAGCTGGAAGCCAAGCGGCAGGAGCTGAACAGTGAGGTCGCCAAGCTGAACCTGAAGATTGAGGCCTGTAAGAAGAGCATCGAGAATGCCAAGCAGGACCTGCTCCAGCTCAAGAACGTCATCAGCCAGACAGAGCATTCCTACAAGGAGCTGGTGGCGCAGAACCAGCCCAAGCTCTCCCTGCCCATCCGCCTGCTTCCGGAGAAGGATGAGGCTGGCCTCCCGCCCCCCAAGGCCCAGCGGGGCTGCCGGCTGCACAATTGCTTCGATTATTCCCGGTGCCCTCTGACCTCTGGTTTTCCCGTCTATGTTTATGACAGTGACCAGTTCGCCTTTGGCAGCTACCTGGACCCCTTGGTCAAGCAGGCTTTCCAGGCCACGGCCCGAGCCAACGTTTATGTCACCGACAACGCGGACATCGCCTGCCTGTATGTGATCCTAGTTGGGGAGATGCAGGAGCCCGCTGTGCTGCGGCCCGCCGACCTGGAGAAGCAGCTGTCCTCCCTCCCGCACTGGCGGAGGGACGGCCACAACCACGTCATCCTCAGCCTGTCTCGGAAGTTGGACACCCAGAACTTACTGTACAACGTCAGCACCGGCCGGGCCATGGTGGCCCAGTCCACCTTCTATGCGGCCCAGTACCGGCCTGGCTTTGACTTGGTGGTGTCGCCCCTAGTCCACGCCATGTCGGAGCCCAACTTCATGGAAATCCCACCACAGGTGCCAGTGAAGCGGAAATACCTCTTCACCTTCCAGGGCGAGAAGATCGAGTCACTGAGATCCAGCCTTCAGGAGGCCCGCTCCtttgaggaggagatggagggggACCCCCCGGCCGACTACGACGATCGGATCATCGCCACCCTCAAGGCCGTCCAGGACAGCAAGCTCGATCAGGTCCTGGTGGAATTCACCTGCAAGAGCCAGCCGAGAGCCAGCCTGCCGACCGAGTGGGCGCTGTGCGGCGAGCGGGAGGACCGCCTGGAGCTCCTGAAGCTCTCCACCTTCGCCCTCATCATCACGCCGGGGGACCCGCGCCTGCTCGTGTCCTCGGGGTGCGCCACCCGGCTCTTCGAGGCCCTGGAGGTCGGGGCTGTCCCGGTGGTGCTGGGGGAGCACGTGCAGCTCCCCTACCAGGACGTGCTGCAGTGGAGCGAGGCGGCGCTGGTGGTGCCCAAGCCGCGGGTCACCGAGGTCCACTTCCTGCTGCGGAGCCTCTCGGACAGCGACCTGCTGGCCATGCGGCGCCAGGGCCGCTTCCTCTGGGAGACCTACTTCTCCACCACGGACAGTATCTTCAGCACCGTGCTGGCCGTGATCCGGACGCGCATCCAGATCCCAGCCGCTCCCATCCGGGAGGAGGCGGCGGCCGAGATCCCGCACCGCTCGGGCAAGGCGGCCGGCACCGACCCCAACATGGCGGACACCGGGGACCTGGACCTGGGCCCGGTGGAGACCGAGCCGCCGTACGCCTCGCCCAAGTACCTCCGCAACTTCACGCTCACCGTCACCGACCTCTACCGCAGCTGGAACTCCGCCCCGGGGCCTTTCCATCTCTTCCCCCACACGCCCTTTGACCCCGTGCTGCCCTCGGAGGCCAAGTTCCTGGGCTCAGGGACTGGATTCCGGCCCATtggcggcggggccgggggctCCGGCAAGGAGTTTCAGGCGGCGCTGGGAGGCAACGTCCCTCGGGAGCAGTTCACGGTGGTAATGTTGACTTACGAGCGGGAGGAGGTGCTCATGAACTCCTTAGAGAGGCTGAACGGCCTCCCTTACCTGAACAAGGTCGTGGTGGTGTGGAATTCTCCCAAGCTGCCGTCAGAGGACCTGGTGTGGCCTGACATTGGGGTCCCCATCATGGTAATGATAGAGCCGCGAGCGGTTTGTTTACCGCGCCAGAGGCTAGTTCATTCTTGCTCTCTTTCCCGTAAAGATGCTATTTTTTTTGTTAACCTATTCAGATCCTTTCCCCTTGCTTCTAGTTCAGTTCTTTCACGTCTTGCCAGTTCTCTGCTGCTCACTTCCAAAGGCCCCTAAGACGGTCCCACAGGGAGACTGATACTGGCCCCCTGAAGGTTTATAAAACCCTGTCATTGACCTCGTAGACATCTTCTCTGCCCTTACAAAGGGGCTGATGATGAGAATGATGGTGAAAAGCTGACGTGTAAGAAGCAGTCATAATTTTAGAGTTTATAGAACTTACAGTAACAGTAAGTTAGTATGATTTCttctgtggaaactgaggcttagacaTGTTAattaatttgcccaaagtcactaTTAGCATATGTGGAGCAGCTGAGCTTTTAGTGTGCCTAATTCCAGGAGCTGTGGTTTTAATCATCTCCCTAAGGGTTTAGGAAGGAGACCTGTTCTATTTCACAGGATGGTCTGCAAGTCCTCTGGGAGACTGGCGCCAGGGTTTGATATTTTAGGATTTGGAGACCTTGGACCTTTTCTGTAGTTTCATTCTCATAAAACTCTTCTCTGTTATGGTTAGGATGACGTATTCTACAGGAAAAGTAATAGCCAAATATGCAGGGTAGAGCTTTAGTTCTGAGTACTTTGCTTATCCACCTTCTGCTGTAAGTTTGCCCGTCTAGAAATAGGAGATCACCCATTTCTCTTAAATGTGAGGCCTAAGAACAAGTCTCAAGCCACATGGCAACAGTTTACCATGTAGCACAGGTACTTTCCAGAAAAGGTAGCAAAGAAGGGCCAAAGTCTGATGAGCCATCACTGCTAGACGCTTTCTTAAGAAAATTGGTCGTTTTTAGAAACAATTTGCCTTGAAGGGGAACGTTTAGGCTagaccagtttttaaaatatttattttattgaggagctaattcacatgaaatgtttcctAAGCAGCATCATGGTATATGGGAAAGTATGAGTTTTGGCACAATAGAGACCTAGGATTAAATAGTCATTTTGTAATCTTTGATAAGTTAATTAACTCCTTTGACTTCAGGATTAAAGAGGGATCTAAGataatacagggcttccctgatagctcgttggtaaagaatctgcctggaatgcaggagacccaagaatctgcctgcagtgcaggagaccctggtttgattcctgggttgggaagataacgctggagaaggggtaggctacccactccagtattcttgggcttccctgttggctcagctgctaaagaatccacctgcagtgttggaggcctgggttcgatccctgggttgggaagatcctctggagaagggaaaggatacccatgcattctggcctggagaattccatgggctgtatagtacatggggttgcaaagagtctgacgtgactgagtgactttctctttctttcactaaGATAATGCAAgtagtcagttcagtctctcagtagtgtcggactctttgtgaccccatggactgcagcacaccaggcctccctatccatcactaactcctggagtttcctcaaactcacatccattgagtcagtgatgccacccaaccatctcatcctctgtcaaccccttctccagccttcagtcttgcccagcatcagggtcttttccactgaggcagttttttgcatcaggtggccaaagtattggagtttcagctttagcatcagtccttccaatgaatattcaggactgatttcctttaggatggactgattggatctccttgcagtccaagggactctcaagagtcttctccagcaccgcagttcaagagcatcaattctttggtgttccactttctttatagtccaactctcacatccatacatgaccactggaaaaaccatagttttgactagacggacctttgttggcaaagtaatgtctctgctttttaatatactggaaAAGTGCTCAATAATTATTTGATTCCTATTTATTCCTTCATGTCAAAGGAGATAGAAGTCAGCATGGATGTTCTGCTTATGTTAAGGACTCACTTCACTGATAAACCTCCTTGTACCCACAACTTAATTTCCCTTGTGTCATAACTGGTACTACCTCTCTTCTCTTGTacaaatctttgttttcttttccttttttttttttaacaaatgctgCTACTTTCTTCCTACTGCTGCTAatcttttcttgtattttaattaattgaattTATAATCAGAGACTCTTCAAAGACTGTAGGGTTCTGCAAACTTCTGACCCcagaatttattttgtatattaagaAAGCTTTGTAAAAGTCTATAGATTTCTCTATAGACTTCTTCCTAAATACATTTCACGTTTTTTCTTTCCTAGTTACAACTTTTTGAatgtcatcaaaattaaaaaaaaaaaaaaatcgttctGTGAAAGGTCGATGCTGCTCATTAGCAAAGCAGCCTGTGTTTTCCATTTTGCTGAGTTTTCTGTAAATTTGT carries:
- the EXTL3 gene encoding exostosin-like 3 isoform X1 yields the protein MTGYTMLRNGGAGNGGQTCMLRWSNRIRLTWLSFTLFIILVFFPLIAHYYLTTLDEADEAGKRIFGPRAGSELCEVKHVLDLCRIRESVSEELLQLEAKRQELNSEVAKLNLKIEACKKSIENAKQDLLQLKNVISQTEHSYKELVAQNQPKLSLPIRLLPEKDEAGLPPPKAQRGCRLHNCFDYSRCPLTSGFPVYVYDSDQFAFGSYLDPLVKQAFQATARANVYVTDNADIACLYVILVGEMQEPAVLRPADLEKQLSSLPHWRRDGHNHVILSLSRKLDTQNLLYNVSTGRAMVAQSTFYAAQYRPGFDLVVSPLVHAMSEPNFMEIPPQVPVKRKYLFTFQGEKIESLRSSLQEARSFEEEMEGDPPADYDDRIIATLKAVQDSKLDQVLVEFTCKSQPRASLPTEWALCGEREDRLELLKLSTFALIITPGDPRLLVSSGCATRLFEALEVGAVPVVLGEHVQLPYQDVLQWSEAALVVPKPRVTEVHFLLRSLSDSDLLAMRRQGRFLWETYFSTTDSIFSTVLAVIRTRIQIPAAPIREEAAAEIPHRSGKAAGTDPNMADTGDLDLGPVETEPPYASPKYLRNFTLTVTDLYRSWNSAPGPFHLFPHTPFDPVLPSEAKFLGSGTGFRPIGGGAGGSGKEFQAALGGNVPREQFTVVMLTYEREEVLMNSLERLNGLPYLNKVVVVWNSPKLPSEDLVWPDIGVPIMVVRTEKNSLNNRFLPWNEIETEAILSIDDDAHLRHDEIMFGFRVWREARDRIVGFPGRYHAWDLPHQAWLYNSNYSCELSMVLTGAAFFHKYYAYLYSYVMPQAIRDMVDEYINCEDIAMNFLVSHITRKPPIKVTSRWTFRCPGCPQALSHDDSHFHERHKCINFFVKVYGYMPLLYTQFRVDSVLFKTRLPHDKTKCFKFI
- the EXTL3 gene encoding exostosin-like 3 isoform X2; the encoded protein is MTGYTMLRNGGAGNGGQTCMLRWSNRIRLTWLSFTLFIILVFFPLIAHYYLTTLDEADEAGKRIFGPRAGSELCEVKHVLDLCRIRESVSEELLQLEAKRQELNSEVAKLNLKIEACKKSIENAKQDLLQLKNVISQTEHSYKELVAQNQPKLSLPIRLLPEKDEAGLPPPKAQRGCRLHNCFDYSRCPLTSGFPVYVYDSDQFAFGSYLDPLVKQAFQATARANVYVTDNADIACLYVILVGEMQEPAVLRPADLEKQLSSLPHWRRDGHNHVILSLSRKLDTQNLLYNVSTGRAMVAQSTFYAAQYRPGFDLVVSPLVHAMSEPNFMEIPPQVPVKRKYLFTFQGEKIESLRSSLQEARSFEEEMEGDPPADYDDRIIATLKAVQDSKLDQVLVEFTCKSQPRASLPTEWALCGEREDRLELLKLSTFALIITPGDPRLLVSSGCATRLFEALEVGAVPVVLGEHVQLPYQDVLQWSEAALVVPKPRVTEVHFLLRSLSDSDLLAMRRQGRFLWETYFSTTDSIFSTVLAVIRTRIQIPAAPIREEAAAEIPHRSGKAAGTDPNMADTGDLDLGPVETEPPYASPKYLRNFTLTVTDLYRSWNSAPGPFHLFPHTPFDPVLPSEAKFLGSGTGFRPIGGGAGGSGKEFQAALGGNVPREQFTVVMLTYEREEVLMNSLERLNGLPYLNKVVVVWNSPKLPSEDLVWPDIGVPIMVVRTEKNSLNNRFLPWNEIETEAILSIDDDAHLRHDEIMFGFRVWREARDRIVGFPGRYHAWDLPHQAWLYNSNYSCELSMVLTGAAFFHKGP